A genomic segment from Torulaspora delbrueckii CBS 1146 chromosome 3, complete genome encodes:
- the NUS1 gene encoding ditrans,polycis-polyprenyl diphosphate synthase (similar to Saccharomyces cerevisiae NUS1 (YDL193W); ancestral locus Anc_7.308) encodes MNVIGESVQTRSGRDEIGPVASGRVPPPEASVLRNGLTRSKAHMVQAVTKSVMLDDDQEMIERKLKRLSQEKSLFDRKTSKIQFLMCKVLLMIMYLIYGFYRYFQYEYNRMKLKLLNIMYNPSNTPQLIRQDVNKLKKIPKRLAAILEMKSASYVGGGVKGLMNDGSELVCWTVSAGIKHLILYDYDGVLKNNVQDFRKEIRAKLGKYYGPSNVPKYAIRIPHLNKIYFNDEDDATSNGKNKVAIEVSLLSNRDGRETIVDLTRTMADLCAANELKLSNITMKLVDKELTHLVGPEPDLLLYFGPALDLQGFPPWHIRLTELHWEEDNDDVVYSVFIRGLQKYSACKINVGK; translated from the coding sequence ATGAATGTGATCGGGGAATCAGTTCAGACGCGGTCTGGTAGGGACGAAATTGGACCTGTGGCATCCGGTCGCGTACCGCCACCTGAAGCAAGCGTACTGAGGAACGGTCTGACTAGATCTAAAGCTCATATGGTGCAAGCTGTAACAAAATCTGTTATGCTTGATGATGACCAAGAGATGATTGaaaggaaattgaagcGGCTGTCTCAAGAGAAAAGTTTGTTTGATCGCAAAACGAGTAAGATTCAATTTCTAATGTGCAAAGTGCTATTGATGATCATGTACCTTATCTATGGGTTTTACCGATACTTCCAGTATGAATACAATAGAATGAAGTTAAAGCTACTGAATATAATGTACAACCCATCGAACACGCCTCAACTGATTCGTCAGGATGTCaataagttgaaaaaaatacCCAAACGATTGGCTGCAATCCTAGAGATGAAATCTGCGAGCTATGTGGGAGGTGGAGTGAAAGGATTGATGAATGATGGGAGTGAGTTAGTATGTTGGACCGTGTCTGCTGGAATCAAACATCTGATACTGTACGATTATGATGGAGTACTCAAGAACAACGTACAGGATTTTAGAAAAGAGATACGCGCCAAGCTTGGAAAATACTATGGTCCCTCCAATGTCCCAAAATATGCAATCAGAATCCCCCACTTGAACAAAATCTACTTTAACGACGAGGATGATGCGACATCCAATGGTAAGAACAAGGTGGCTATCGAGGTTTCTTTGCTTTCAAACCGGGATGGCAGAGAGACTATCGTCGATCTTACCAGAACGATGGCTGATTTATGCGCTGCAAATGAACTCAAACTTTCCAATATCACGATGAAACTCGTCGATAAAGAGCTTACACACCTCGTGGGGCCCGAACCCGACCTTCTACTGTACTTTGGTCCCGCATTGGACCTCCAAGGTTTCCCACCATGGCACATACGTCTCACAGAACTCCActgggaagaagataacGACGATGTTGTCTACTCGGTATTTATAAGAGGTCTACAAAAATACTCTGCCTGCAAGATCAATGTCGGGAAATAA
- the TDEL0C02390 gene encoding uncharacterized protein (similar to Saccharomyces cerevisiae ARF2 (YDL137W) and ARF1 (YDL192W); ancestral locus Anc_7.307) has product MGLFASKLFSNLFGNKEMRILMVGLDGAGKTTVLYKLKLGEVITTIPTIGFNVETVQYKNISFTVWDVGGQDRIRSLWRHYYRNTEGVIFVVDSNDRSRITEAREVMQRMLNEDELRNAVWLVFANKQDLPEAMSAAEITEKLGLHSIRNRPWFIQATCATSGEGLYEGLEWLSNNLKNQS; this is encoded by the coding sequence atggGTCTTTTTGCATCAAAGTTGTTCAGTAACCTCTTCGGTAACAAGGAGATGCGTATCCTGATGGTTGGTCTTGATGGTGCCGGTAAGACCACCGTCTTGtacaaattgaaattgggTGAAGTGATCACCACAATTCCAACCATCGGTTTCAACGTTGAAACCGTTCAATACAAGAACATCTCTTTCACAGTTTGGGATGTCGGTGGACAGGACAGAATCAGATCCTTGTGGAGACATTACTACAGAAACACCGAAGGTGTTATCTTTGTTGTTGACTCTAACGATAGATCGCGTATCACCGAGGCTAGAGAAGTTATGCAAAGAATGTTGAACGAGGATGAATTGAGAAATGCTGTTTGGTTAGTCTTCGCCAACAAACAGGATCTACCAGAAGCTATGTCTGCTGCTGAGATCACCGAAAAGTTGGGTTTACATTCCATCAGAAACCGTCCTTGGTTTATTCAAGCTACTTGTGCTACTTCCGGTGAAGGTTTGTACGAAGGTTTGGAATGGCTAAGCAACAACTTGAAGAACCAATCCTAA
- the RBS1 gene encoding Rbs1p (similar to Saccharomyces cerevisiae RBS1 (YDL189W); ancestral locus Anc_7.304), with translation MRTALFQKPHDRQFIIDLENSILSFMESNAESYQLRPMNSYYRLLSHQVAEFHDLKHALARAHDNSVVIFKGDQFKKGQNRQLLQELVPVPAEFEESSELISPNDTNMKSGRRYRILKREDGLEVCTTPPSEEDRDFNTNSQSDANDSEAYLELKKIERERQYEQRKQEIFDTPKKNEVVSGKDGDGSSPQPSEFETSRYHFNQIDSSPPPQQPHNRRRKNNNIGANKDKRGSYYKENKFNYNDYGNTSSAPYNTGYMMYPTPPMGPCALNSAQFPMMYPAPFPMDGSNGYMSQFMYQPMNGAAVDPKSGLPAGFYHTLFPINTDNNRQVTIIRVETCNITHMASPFQETTK, from the coding sequence ATGAGGACGGCTCTTTTTCAGAAACCTCACGATCGTCAATTTATCATTGATCTGGAGAACTCGATACTATCTTTCATGGAGTCGAATGCCGAGTCATACCAGCTGAGGCCTATGAACTCGTACTATAGGTTGCTGTCGCATCAAGTCGCGGAGTTTCATGACCTGAAGCATGCGTTGGCTCGAGCACATGATAATTCTGTTGTAATCTTCAAAGGTGATCAGTTCAAGAAAGGACAGAATAGACAGCTTTTACAGGAGCTGGTGCCTGTACCGGCGGAATTCGAGGAATCCTCAGAATTGATTTCACCCAATGATACCAATATGAAGAGCGGACGGAGGTATAGGATCttgaaaagagaagatgGCCTGGAAGTTTGCACAACACCTCCATCTGAGGAAGATAGGGATTTCAATACAAACTCTCAGAGTGATGCTAATGACTCTGAGGCCTACTTAGAGTTAAAGAAGATCGAAAGAGAAAGGCAATATGAACAGAGGAAACAGGAGATATTTGACACGCCGAAGAAAAATGAGGTTGTTTCAGGCAAGGATGGAGATGGAAGTTCACCACAGCCAAGTGAATTTGAGACTTCGCGCTACCATTTTAATCAAATAGATAGCTCACCACCACCTCAACAACCACACAACAGGCGgagaaagaacaataaCATTGGTGCAAATAAGGATAAACGGGGATCTTATTATAAAGAAAACAAGTTCAATTATAATGATTATGGGAACACATCGTCAGCGCCGTATAACACTGGTTACATGATGTATCCCACACCACCCATGGGACCCTGTGCATTGAATTCCGCTCAATTTCCCATGATGTATCCCGCACCTTTCCCGATGGATGGTAGCAACGGATACATGTCTCAATTCATGTACCAGCCTATGAACGGAGCCGCTGTGGATCCCAAGAGTGGTCTACCAGCCGGATTTTACCATACCCTTTTCCCTATCAATACGGACAACAACCGCCAAGTTACCATAATAAGAGTCGAAACATGCAACATCACCCATATGGCCAGtccttttcaagaaacaacAAAATGA
- the UFD2 gene encoding ubiquitin-ubiquitin ligase UFD2 (similar to Saccharomyces cerevisiae UFD2 (YDL190C); ancestral locus Anc_7.305), translating to MATLHDIFQVTTDPNDSRGLPHVESDELEVALCNGDVDALLLFQLTENPDLNKPFAYLNGCFLRCQQQKRLLKGQTSAGSLQPLFEEIDRLVIGYGLVAFQIENFCLNGDFNAYIDQIVKEVDNYTAFLSQLIQRATVEGTLLDLLETFFTSLLQYLTKTLPYFDLNDSATYNAVITLFEMFVSFKPVAAIFSQVSRFFGNFDCKANEFEKTTILGPLLTLSPLNPNVALKNYGENLERTQQQKNIIHESLQAEHKMVIDRLLFLSSTRCCGASPESRTNLMTYFAQIVNKNHLRRGDHANQSKLASNAFMSNISLLLIKFSQPFLDVSYKKLDKIDVNYFNNLNLFIDLSEETRVNSDFKEADEFYDKNKKDEDCKPNFISDCFFLTLTYLHYGLGGTLLYDEKITPQIKRLRQEIDRIKNLSQSQDMFASFATMQLRQMEKSLKITQGIKDALQGFFSHKALQLEVFDFICGASTFLIRVIDPNHEYPVKPIKLPLIPDQVGVENVDNADYLREHAPIPFKYYPEFVVEGPINYSLFISQYNSSPIFRNPRLHSFVEFATVILRCPELVSNPHLKGKLVQLLSVGAMPLTDDSPGFMMDIFETDELVNQNLLYAFLDFYVIVEKTGSSSQFYDKFNSRYSISIILEQLYERIPLYRKQLVWQSKNNADFFVRFVARMLNDLTFLLDEGLSSLAEVHNLQIEVDNRARGLPPAREEDERELRSKLSSAERQAKSSCGLADKSMTLFEMYSKDIPNAFTTPEIVDRLASMLDHNLESLVGPKCGELKVNDPQQYSFNPKALLKSLTTVYINLADDKEFVSAVARDGRSFNKELFQRAVRILARKIGLVSDEFCHKLLAFAQSAEEQKIAEEEEDLNYGDAPEEFLDPLMYTIMKDPVTLPTSKVNIDRSTIKAHLLSDSTDPFNRMPLKLEQVVPNEELRQRILEFRRQKRPAV from the coding sequence ATGGCCACTTTACATGACATCTTCCAAGTGACTACCGATCCCAACGATTCGCGTGGACTCCCACATGTAGAGTCGGATGAGCTGGAAGTCGCGCTCTGCAATGGTGATGTCGATGCTCTTTTGTTATTCCAATTGACTGAGAACCCGGATCTTAACAAGCCGTTTGCATATTTGAATGGATGTTTCTTACGTTGCCAGCAACAAAAGCGTTTATTGAAGGGTCAGACTTCTGCGGGATCTTTACAACCTCTTTTTGAGGAAATCGATAGGCTGGTAATAGGGTATGGTTTAGTTGCCTTCCaaattgagaatttttGTCTGAATGGTGATTTCAATGCTTACATTGACCAGATAGTTAAAGAGGTGGATAATTATACCGCCTTTTTGTCACAGTTGATACAGAGAGCAACAGTGGAAGGGACCCTTTTGGATTTGTTGGAgacttttttcacttctCTCCTACAGTACCTGACAAAGACATTACCATATTTTGATCTTAACGATTCCGCCACTTATAATGCTGTGATTACGCTTTTCGAAATGtttgtttctttcaagcCAGTCGCTGCGATATTCAGTCAAGTTTCTCGGTTTTTTGGTAACTTTGATTGCAAGGCCAATGAATTTGAGAAGACGACCATTTTGGGTCCATTATTGACCTTATCTCCACTGAATCCCAACGTAGCTCTTAAAAACTACGGGGAGAACCTCGAACGCACACAACAACAGAAGAATATCATACACGAGTCATTACAAGCAGAGCATAAGATGGTGATTGATAGACTTCTTTTTCTATCGTCGACAAGATGTTGCGGGGCGTCTCCAGAGTCTCGTACCAATTTGATGACATATTTTGCCCAAATTGTCAACAAGAACCATCTCAGGAGAGGAGACCATGCGAATCAGAGCAAGCTGGCTTCCAATGCTTTCATGTCTAACATATCTCTCCTTTTGATTAAATTTTCACAACCGTTCCTTGACGTCTCTTACAAGAAACTCGACAAGATTGATGTCAATTATTTCAATAACTTGAATTTGTTTATCGACCTTTCCGAAGAGACAAGAGTTAACtcagatttcaaagaagcagaTGAATTTTATGACAAAAATaaaaaggatgaagactGTAAGCCAAATTTTATCTCtgattgtttcttcttaaCATTAACATATTTGCATTATGGTCTTGGAGGTACCCTCTTATATGATGAGAAGATCACACCTCAGATCAAAAGATTGagacaagagattgatCGTATCAAGAACCTTTCGCAGTCACAGGACATGTTCGCATCGTTTGCTACAATGCAACTGAGACAGATGGAAAAATCTCTGAAAATCACACAAGGTATTAAAGATGCCTTGCAGGGATTTTTCTCTCACAAGGCGTTGCAacttgaagtatttgatTTCATATGCGGAGCTTCCACCTTTTTAATAAGGGTGATTGACCCAAACCATGAATATCCAGTCAAACCCATTAAGTTGCCTTTAATTCCGGATCAGGTCggtgttgaaaatgttgatAATGCTGACTATTTGAGAGAGCATGCTCCCATACCCTTCAAATATTATCCAGAGTTTGTTGTGGAAGGACCAATCAATTACTCACTATTCATCTCACAATACAATTCATCCCCAATCTTCAGAAACCCTCGATTGCATTCATTTGTAGAGTTTGCCACAGTCATCTTACGTTGCCCTGAGTTAGTTTCGAATCCCCATTTAAAGGGTAAACTAGTTCAGCTACTAAGTGTTGGCGCCATGCCGTTGACAGATGATTCACCTGGTTTCATGATGGATATCTTTGAGACTGACGAACTTGTAAATCAAAACTTGCTATATGCGTTTTTGGATTTCTATGTCATTGTTGAGAAGACCGGTTCATCTTCACAATTTTACGACAAGTTCAACAGCAGATACAGCATATCGATCATTTTAGAGCAACTTTATGAGAGAATCCCACTTTACAGGAAGCAACTGGTCTGGCAGTCAAAAAACAATGCCGATTTCTTTGTTAGATTTGTCGCTCGTATGTTGAACGATCTGACATTTTTGCTTGATGAAGGTTTGAGTAGTTTGGCAGAGGTGCACAACCTTCAAATCGAAGTCGATAACAGAGCTAGAGGATTACCACCGGCCAGAGAGGAAGACGAACGTGAACTTCGTTCCAAGTTGTCTTCCGCCGAAAGACAGGCGAAATCTTCATGTGGTTTAGCGGACAAATCTATGACTTTGTTTGAGATGTATTCCAAAGACATACCGAACGCATTCACAACTCCTGAGATCGTCGATAGGTTAGCAAGCATGCTTGATCATAATTTGGAGTCCCTTGTTGGCCCAAAATGCGGTGAGCTGAAAGTCAACGACCCTCAACAGTATTCTTTCAACCCCAAGGCGTTGTTAAAATCGTTGACAACCGTTTATATCAACCTTGCCGATGATAAGGAATTTGTATCTGCTGTTGCCCGTGACGGAAGATCCTTCAATAAGGAATTGTTTCAAAGAGCAGTTCGTATCTTAGCAAGAAAGATTGGTTTAGTCTCTGACGAATTTTGTCACAAGCTCCTGGCATTCGCTCAAAGTGCAGAGGAGCAAAAGATTgccgaagaagaagaagatctgaATTATGGTGATGCGCCAGAAGAATTCTTGGATCCATTGATGTATACCATAATGAAGGATCCTGTGACTTTACCCACTTCGAAAGTGAACATTGATAGAAGTACAATCAAAGCTCATCTTTTGAGTGATTCAACAGATCCATTTAACAGAATGCCCTTGAAATTGGAGCAAGTTGTTCCAAATGAAGAACTAAGGCAAAGAATCCTTGAATTTAGAAGACAGAAAAGACCAGCCGTTTAA
- the TDEL0C02400 gene encoding 60S ribosomal protein uL29 (similar to Saccharomyces cerevisiae RPL35A (YDL191W) and RPL35B (YDL136W); ancestral locus Anc_7.306): protein MAGVKAYELRTKNKEQLESQLVDLKKELAELKVQKLSRPSLPKIKTVRKDIARVLTVMNHQQREAVRQLYKGKKYQPKDLRAKKTRALRRALTKFEASRITEKQRKKQIAFPQRKYAIKA, encoded by the exons ATG GCCGGCGTTAAAGCTTATGAACTAAGAACCAAGAACAAGGAACAACTAGAATCCCAACTAGTcgacttgaagaaggaattgGCTGAATTGAAGGTCcaaaaactttcaagacCAAGCTTGCCAAAGATCAAGACTGTCAGAAAGGACATTGCTCGTGTCTTGACTGTCATGAACCACCAACAAAGAGAGGCCGTTAGACAATTGTACAAGGGTAAGAAGTACCAACCAAAGGACTTGAGAGCTAAGAAGACCAGAGCTTTGAGAAGAGctttgaccaaatttgaagcttccAGAATCACTGaaaagcaaagaaagaagcaaatCGCTTTCCCACAAAGAAAGTACGCTATCAAGGCTTAA
- the TDEL0C02450 gene encoding serine/threonine-protein phosphatase (similar to Saccharomyces cerevisiae PPH22 (YDL188C) and PPH21 (YDL134C); ancestral locus Anc_7.302), translating to MDLDLDVPMHDAIEDQPVTQDEDKNSGNENELTATTTSVDEDEEKDDFKPGSSGIADHKSAKPLELNNSNINQLDQWIDYLGKCQILSEDDVARLCKMAVDVLQFEENVKPINVPVTICGDVHGQFHDLMELFRIGGPCPDTNYLFMGDYVDRGYYSVETVSYLVAMKVRYPHRITILRGNHESRQITQVYGFYDECLRKYGSASVWKMFTDLFDYFPITALVDNKVFCLHGGLSPMIETIDQVRELNRIQEVPHEGPMCDLLWSDPDDRGGWGISPRGAGFTFGQDISEQFNHTNDLSLIARAHQLVMEGYAWSHQQNVVTIFSAPNYCYRCGNQAAIMEVDENHNRQFLQYDPSIRPGEPTVSRKTPDYFL from the coding sequence ATGGATTTGGATCTAGATGTTCCGATGCATGATGCTATCGAAGATCAACCAGTTACACAGGATGAGGACAAGAATAGTGGCAATGAAAACGAACTGACCGCGACAACGACCAGTGTggacgaggatgaagagaaagacGATTTCAAACCTGGATCATCTGGTATAGCGGATCATAAATCCGCTAAACCATTggaattgaacaattcaaaCATCAACCAGTTGGACCAGTGGATCGATTACCTAGGCAAATGTCAAATACTTTCGGAAGATGATGTGGCCAGGTTATGTAAGATGGCCGTGGATGTCTTACAATTTGAGGAAAATGTCAAACCAATCAATGTTCCTGTGACGATATGTGGTGATGTTCATGGTCAATTTCATGACTTGATGGAGCTGTTTAGAATTGGTGGACCTTGCCCTGACACTAATTATCTATTTATGGGTGACTATGTGGATAGGGGTTATTACTCGGTGGAGACAGTGTCCTATCTAGTGGCGATGAAAGTAAGATATCCCCACAGAATAACGATACTGAGAGGTAACCACGAGTCGAGACAGATCACGCAGGTTTACGGGTTTTATGACGAATGTTTGAGGAAATATGGGAGTGCCAGTGTCTGGAAAATGTTCACTGATCTGTTTGACTATTTCCCAATCACCGCATTAGTAGATAACAAAGTGTTTTGTTTGCATGGTGGCCTATCTCCAATGATTGAGACCATCGATCAGGTGAGAGAGTTGAATAGGATACAAGAGGTACCTCATGAGGGACCAATGTGCGACCTGTTGTGGTCAGATCCAGATGATAGAGGAGGGTGGGGTATTAGTCCCAGAGGTGCAGGTTTCACTTTTGGTCAAGATATCAGTGAACAATTTAATCATACCAATGATTTGTCGCTGATTGCAAGAGCTCATCAACTGGTTATGGAGGGATACGCTTGGTCACATCAACAAAACGTTGTGACCATCTTTAGTGCTCCAAACTACTGTTATAGATGTGGTAATCAAGCTGCTATCATGGAAGTGGATGAAAATCATAATAGACAATTTTTGCAGTACGATCCATCAATTAGACCTGGTGAACCTACCGTAAGTCGGAAGACACCGGATTACTTTTTGTGA
- the TDEL0C02460 gene encoding uncharacterized protein (similar to Saccharomyces cerevisiae YDL186W; ancestral locus Anc_7.301): protein MPLDLKSCTTGIPPCQPTFDLTKKQFMPHKNVERVREMVKSRQHDKVFGKKMEINMVRGKPAITYSDNSTTEGEDVLENKTIFQPIGRWWRRSRSQSVRTENDSFTLTFDNEELSQMDGVSSPWLDGAVPFTYPQQVTTTNDYELIVKNEQEIYQQYYNHPIGPEYLTLSHSPQRDEELSRFRQRQNRQFRPDSWFEGCIGWKIPYTTC from the coding sequence ATGCCTCTTGATTTAAAATCCTGCACTACGGGAATTCCCCCATGCCAACCAACGTTTGATTTGACAAAGAAACAGTTTATGCCACATAAGAATGTAGAACGAGTACGTGAGATGGTGAAGAGTAGACAGCATGATAAAGTCTTTGGGAAAAAGATGGAAATTAATATGGTAAGGGGAAAGCCTGCGATAACGTATTCTGATAATTCTACAACGGAAGGTGAAGATGTTCTAGAGAATAAAACAATATTTCAGCCGATAGGACGATGGTGGAGGAGAAGTAGATCTCAGAGCGTGAGAACTGAGAATGACTCTTTTACTCTGacttttgataatgaagaattgagcCAGATGGATGGCGTGAGTAGTCCCTGGCTCGACGGTGCTGTACCGTTCACGTATCCACAACAGGTGACAACTACAAATGATTATGAACTGATAGTGAAAAATGAACAAGAGATTTATCAACAATACTATAATCATCCGATCGGTCCAGAGTATCTTACTTTATCCCATAGCCCCCAACGCGATGAAGAGTTGAGTCGATTCCGACAAAGGCAGAATCGTCAGTTTCGACCAGATTCTTGGTTTGAAGGCTGCATCGGCTGGAAAATTCCATATACTACCTGTTGA
- the RDI1 gene encoding Rdi1p (similar to Saccharomyces cerevisiae RDI1 (YDL135C); ancestral locus Anc_7.303) has protein sequence MSEESEFQRLEAEQDADNYQVKAKKTVDEYKKLDAEDQSLAKWKESLGLGSDVLPLEFPGDKRKVVIQKIQLLVNTEPQPIMFDLTNEQTIKELASKRYKIKEKSIYKLRITFKVQHEIITGLRYVQYIKKAGIAVDKIDDHLGSYAPSTKTKPFYEVELPESEAPSGFLARGNYSAVSKFIDDDKTTHLTLNWGVEITKS, from the coding sequence ATGAGTGAAGAGAgtgaatttcaaagattggaaGCTGAGCAAGACGCTGATAATTATCAGGTCAAGGCTAAGAAAACTGTGGATGAATATAAAAAACTTGATGCCGAGGATCAATCGCTAGCCAAATGGAAAGAATCATTAGGGCTTGGCTCTGATGTCCTGCCTTTGGAGTTCCCTGGTGATAAGAGGAAGGTCGtgattcaaaagattcaatTGTTGGTTAATACGGAACCACAACCAATTATGTTTGATTTGACAAACGAACAAACTATTAAAGAATTGGCTTCCAAACGttacaagatcaaagaaaaatcgATCTACAAGCTAAGGATCACTTTTAAGGTTCAGCACGAAATCATTACTGGTCTGAGATACGTGCAATACATTAAGAAAGCAGGCATTGCAGTTGACAAAATTGACGATCATCTCGGTTCTTATGCTCCTAGTACAAAGACGAAACCATTCTACGAAGTAGAGCTACCTGAGAGTGAAGCTCCCAGTGGATTCCTGGCTAGGGGAAACTATAGTGCTGTGTCAAAGTTCATTGATGACGATAAAACCACGCATCTTACTTTAAACTGGGGTGTGGAAATCACAAAATCCTGA
- the TDEL0C02440 gene encoding 2-oxo-4-hydroxy-4-carboxy-5-ureidoimidazoline decarboxylase: MCLPDYSCFVESDNLTEQTKVIDDLFEPSYSILRFTLRDGMFMQNAKLHAKNYAEFIELIRSRLLNICNNTEQIGPSSRDVDHLADIVGAHPRLGESAKKLSASSKKEQQKLQNNNDPIEIREMIAKLNNAYEKKYPGLRFVVFVNGRSRPQIIRDMQRRIESGNSWFEEARIAINELCDIAQDRVSKGKLQSLKCKY, encoded by the coding sequence ATGTGTCTTCCCGACTATTCCTGCTTTGTCGAATCTGACAATTTGACAGAACAAACCAAAgtcattgatgatttgtTCGAGCCTAGTTATTCTATTCTAAGATTCACGTTGCGAGATGGAATGTTTATGCAAAATGCCAAATTACACGCTAAAAATTACGCTGAATTCATAGAACTGATACGCTCTAGGTTACTGAACATTTGCAATAATACTGAACAGATAGGACCCAGCTCACGAGATGTTGATCACCTGGCAGATATCGTAGGAGCGCATCCAAGATTGGGAGAAAGTGCGAAGAAATTGTCTGCGAgttcgaagaaagaacagcaaaaattacaaaataATAATGATCCCATCGAAATACGTGAAATGATTGCgaaattgaacaatgcatatgaaaaaaaataccCTGGCCTCAGGTTCGTTGTATTTGTCAATGGCAGATCAAGACCCCAAATCATACGAGACATGCAGCGTAGAATTGAATCTGGGAAttcttggtttgaagaagcacGGATAGCCATTAATGAGCTATGTGATATCGCACAAGATCGTGTAAGCAAGGGGAAATTACAATCTTTAAAATGTAAATACTAA